A region from the Bacteroidota bacterium genome encodes:
- a CDS encoding TerD family protein → MGSFNLNKGERFPLSKGVPGLTIVRIGMGWDPNEESNGPDFDLDVSAFALNSSFKIPSDSYFVFYGQVRMGNCIEDSKERGLFRPITEDKSILGAIDDPDGKRSDGDDDEDMIIDLSKVNSKIEQIIICATICKFPNDNKKDRRTLNQNFGMVDDCYIRILNEATGDEILRYDLAKESSNEDAIEFGRLYRVDNSWEFEAMGRSHNGSLQTLVDMYT, encoded by the coding sequence ATGGGAAGTTTTAATTTAAATAAAGGAGAGAGGTTCCCTTTATCAAAAGGAGTTCCTGGTTTAACAATAGTACGTATTGGGATGGGGTGGGATCCAAATGAAGAATCCAATGGGCCAGATTTTGATTTAGATGTTTCTGCTTTTGCACTTAATAGTAGTTTCAAAATTCCATCGGATAGCTATTTTGTGTTTTATGGTCAAGTCAGAATGGGAAACTGTATTGAGGATTCCAAAGAGCGGGGATTATTTAGGCCAATCACTGAAGATAAATCGATACTTGGCGCAATTGATGATCCTGATGGAAAAAGAAGCGATGGAGATGACGATGAGGATATGATTATTGACCTCTCAAAAGTGAATAGTAAAATTGAACAAATAATAATTTGTGCAACTATTTGTAAATTTCCTAATGACAATAAAAAGGATCGAAGAACTTTAAACCAAAATTTTGGAATGGTGGACGATTGTTATATAAGAATTTTAAATGAAGCTACTGGTGATGAAATACTCAGATATGACCTAGCAAAAGAATCCTCGAATGAGGATGCAATTGAATTCGGAAGATTATATCGTGTTGATAATTCTTGGGAGTTTGAAGCGATGGGAAGGTCACACAATGGCAGTTTGCAAACATTGGTAGATATGTATACTTAA
- a CDS encoding VWA domain-containing protein, with amino-acid sequence MRRLPIYFLIDVSESMVGDPIQQVEEGLATIIKTLKTDPTAIETVWVSIIVFAGQAKTLVPLQELISFYPPKFPIGSATSLSKGLGHLMFELRKNTVKTTQEVKGDWKPIVFLFTDGVPTDNTKNAISEWKQNWARTANLVAISFGSETDTQQLSELTENVLHFKNTDTNAYKQFFKWVTDSIKTSSESVENNKTGFELANLDENTLSKIDLSKNRKTDFVDNNFVVLSAKCQNTKRPYLMKYKRYISLDNTGDIASEYRLVGAFQVDNMYFELSDENVTNQKINTEELLGAPTCPCCGNQFAFAACACGKLHCIGNEETSICPWCGNQGSYGTGEGGFDVNRTQG; translated from the coding sequence ATGAGAAGATTACCAATATATTTTTTAATTGATGTTTCTGAATCTATGGTTGGCGACCCAATCCAGCAAGTAGAAGAAGGTTTGGCAACAATTATAAAAACCTTAAAAACAGACCCAACAGCAATAGAAACAGTTTGGGTTTCAATTATAGTTTTTGCAGGTCAAGCAAAAACACTTGTGCCATTGCAAGAATTGATAAGTTTTTATCCCCCAAAATTTCCAATTGGTAGTGCTACTTCTTTGAGTAAAGGTTTAGGACATTTGATGTTTGAATTAAGAAAAAACACGGTAAAGACAACCCAAGAAGTAAAAGGCGATTGGAAACCAATAGTATTTTTATTTACAGATGGTGTGCCAACCGACAATACAAAAAATGCAATATCAGAATGGAAACAAAATTGGGCAAGAACAGCCAATTTAGTTGCTATTTCTTTTGGAAGCGAAACAGACACACAGCAATTAAGTGAACTAACAGAAAATGTTTTGCACTTTAAAAACACAGATACAAACGCTTACAAACAATTTTTCAAGTGGGTTACTGATTCCATTAAAACAAGTAGTGAAAGTGTAGAAAACAATAAAACAGGTTTTGAATTAGCAAATTTAGATGAAAATACACTTTCAAAAATTGACTTATCTAAAAATCGAAAAACCGATTTTGTGGATAATAATTTTGTTGTATTATCTGCAAAATGCCAAAACACAAAACGACCATATTTAATGAAATATAAACGTTATATTTCATTAGACAATACAGGAGATATAGCATCCGAATATAGATTAGTGGGAGCGTTTCAAGTAGATAATATGTATTTTGAATTATCAGATGAAAATGTAACAAATCAAAAAATTAATACGGAAGAGTTGTTAGGTGCACCTACTTGCCCTTGTTGTGGCAATCAATTTGCATTTGCTGCTTGTGCTTGTGGAAAATTGCATTGTATAGGAAACGAAGAAACAAGTATTTGCCCTTGGTGTGGCAATCAAGGTTCTTATGGTACAGGAGAAGGTGGATTTGATGTAAACCGAACACAAGGATAA
- a CDS encoding DUF4339 domain-containing protein encodes MKKYYLHNGTEQEGPFTLRSLKTKEITSDTPIWFEGLSEWTTADKIQELSVLIVSTSPPLFKGKQIIPSPITTSKPTETIISTQIKQIINSKSKSGIAALICIIGFILPWIKVPIFGSFSGFEVIKYGNEFDSSWIIILYLIPIICSIIIYDQYFRKILTAVLFNLILFIPLLILIALLIILSSSGSKNSDGFIDINPVDYLTIGFYISCIGALWLVANIDRQYITTFFKDSPQIKDKLITFFKSARTPIILNLLASTFYLVIVCKGLLSIDSNEDTEDILGLLIYFICGTVPFFSLLLLTIHEFYKPFLSRRHTYFLCFASLINPFLIIPIGVWLILTRKSIKLKLVNTNIEEVKLQSNIQLAKIIDEIPENKISLNPETIILDKKSISKPRVSSRFKRILFISIPVVAVATILILFLTNIIQFNFLTKSKKGVSTQAEIITPDLCLYSASSALPEQNGKSYIVQNLFDKNIGTAWSEGIKGFGINQYIELKFPYYKIQTYQSVELSGLQIINGYCKNMETFIQNSSVKNLNIYHKGKNYKNGNTNKSFF; translated from the coding sequence ATGAAAAAATATTATTTACACAATGGAACAGAGCAAGAAGGTCCTTTTACTTTGAGGAGCTTAAAAACTAAAGAAATTACAAGCGATACACCTATTTGGTTTGAAGGGCTATCGGAATGGACAACGGCTGATAAAATTCAAGAATTAAGTGTGTTGATTGTATCAACTTCGCCTCCACTTTTTAAAGGAAAGCAAATAATACCTTCACCAATTACTACTTCTAAGCCGACAGAAACTATTATTTCGACACAGATCAAGCAAATTATTAACTCTAAATCAAAATCTGGAATTGCTGCATTAATTTGCATAATTGGTTTTATTTTGCCATGGATTAAAGTTCCCATATTTGGAAGTTTTTCAGGATTCGAAGTCATTAAATATGGAAATGAATTTGACAGTAGTTGGATAATCATATTATATCTAATTCCCATAATATGTTCAATTATCATTTATGATCAATATTTTAGGAAGATTTTAACTGCGGTTCTATTTAACCTTATTCTTTTTATACCATTATTAATTTTAATTGCATTATTAATTATTTTATCATCATCCGGATCTAAAAATTCTGATGGTTTCATAGATATTAATCCAGTTGATTACTTAACAATTGGTTTTTATATTTCTTGTATTGGCGCCTTATGGCTGGTTGCCAATATTGACCGACAATACATTACGACATTTTTTAAAGATTCCCCCCAAATTAAAGACAAATTAATCACATTTTTTAAAAGTGCGCGTACACCAATTATCCTTAACCTTCTTGCGTCTACTTTTTATCTGGTTATTGTATGTAAGGGTCTTTTGAGCATTGATTCAAATGAAGATACGGAAGATATATTAGGATTACTTATATATTTTATATGCGGAACCGTACCGTTTTTTAGCCTGCTATTATTAACAATTCATGAATTTTATAAACCATTTTTAAGTCGACGACATACGTATTTTTTATGTTTTGCGTCTCTTATTAACCCATTTCTAATTATTCCAATAGGAGTATGGTTAATTTTAACGAGGAAAAGTATAAAATTGAAGCTTGTTAACACTAATATTGAAGAGGTTAAATTACAGTCAAATATTCAATTGGCAAAGATAATTGATGAGATACCTGAAAATAAAATATCTTTAAACCCTGAAACTATAATATTAGATAAAAAAAGTATTAGTAAGCCACGAGTATCATCACGTTTCAAAAGAATCTTATTCATTTCAATACCTGTGGTTGCTGTTGCAACAATTTTAATACTTTTTTTGACTAACATCATCCAGTTTAATTTTTTGACAAAAAGTAAAAAAGGGGTTTCTACTCAAGCAGAAATTATCACCCCAGATTTGTGTTTATATAGCGCCTCCTCTGCACTGCCGGAGCAAAATGGGAAGAGTTATATTGTCCAAAATTTATTTGACAAAAATATCGGTACTGCATGGAGTGAAGGGATAAAAGGATTTGGAATAAATCAATATATTGAATTAAAATTTCCGTATTATAAAATCCAAACTTATCAAAGTGTGGAATTAAGTGGTTTACAAATAATTAATGGTTATTGTAAAAATATGGAAACATTTATTCAAAATAGCTCTGTCAAAAATTTAAATATTTACCACAAGGGAAAAAATTATAAAAATGGCAACACTAACAAATCGTTTTTCTGA
- a CDS encoding TerD family protein translates to MAEVINLRKGDKVAIGFTNITVGLGWEPNEGTGGTFDLDVSAIMIDEKRKMPNKDYFVFYGNLTSPENSVTHTGDDPDGTSSDGDDDESIIIDLTKITPSIQEILFIVTIDRAADKKQNFGQVRDSYIRLIDNNTGKEVMKYELGEDFSIETGIEFGRLYKRNNEWKFDASGVGYKEDLAFFLSKYFSGTINK, encoded by the coding sequence ATGGCAGAAGTAATTAATTTAAGAAAAGGCGACAAAGTCGCAATTGGTTTTACAAACATAACCGTTGGTTTAGGTTGGGAACCCAATGAAGGAACAGGTGGAACATTTGATTTAGATGTTTCAGCAATTATGATTGACGAAAAAAGAAAAATGCCAAACAAGGACTACTTTGTTTTTTATGGTAATTTAACTTCGCCTGAAAATTCAGTAACTCATACTGGAGACGACCCAGATGGCACTTCAAGTGATGGAGACGATGACGAATCGATTATTATTGACTTAACAAAAATTACCCCAAGTATTCAAGAAATTTTATTTATTGTAACCATAGATAGAGCGGCAGACAAAAAACAAAACTTTGGACAAGTTAGAGATTCTTATATTCGACTTATTGACAATAATACAGGAAAAGAAGTCATGAAATATGAGTTAGGCGAAGATTTCTCCATTGAAACAGGAATAGAATTTGGAAGATTATACAAAAGAAATAATGAATGGAAATTTGATGCCTCAGGCGTTGGATACAAAGAAGATTTGGCTTTCTTTTTAAGTAAGTATTTTTCAGGTACAATTAACAAATAA
- a CDS encoding VWA domain-containing protein encodes MRRLPVYFLLDTSGSMNGEPIQALNNALSGMIHSLRSDPQASETLWISIITFNSSVTELVPLTELPSFQLPEITDPIGATFTGKALELLHAKAGTDIRKGNAKQKGDWKPLLFLITDGKPSDTMLYNEMIPKIKALNFGVIVGCAVGRLADDSKLKELTDNVVHLATADTSTLKQFFKWVSDTIEQGHKSMGTTDSVTLPPPPQEVVQVL; translated from the coding sequence ATGCGAAGGCTACCTGTTTACTTTTTATTGGACACCTCGGGTTCAATGAATGGCGAACCAATTCAGGCATTAAATAATGCTTTAAGCGGAATGATACATTCTTTGCGTTCCGATCCTCAAGCATCAGAAACACTTTGGATTAGCATAATTACATTTAACTCAAGTGTTACTGAATTAGTGCCATTAACAGAATTGCCGTCATTTCAGTTGCCTGAAATAACGGATCCTATTGGTGCAACTTTCACAGGTAAAGCGTTGGAATTATTGCATGCAAAAGCAGGTACAGACATTCGAAAAGGAAACGCAAAACAAAAAGGTGATTGGAAACCTTTGCTTTTTTTAATTACAGACGGCAAGCCTTCTGATACTATGTTATACAACGAAATGATACCCAAAATAAAGGCGTTGAATTTTGGAGTTATCGTAGGTTGCGCAGTTGGTAGGTTGGCGGATGATTCAAAGTTAAAAGAACTTACTGATAATGTAGTGCATTTAGCAACAGCTGACACTTCAACATTAAAACAGTTTTTTAAATGGGTTTCTGATACAATTGAACAAGGACATAAAAGTATGGGAACCACTGATTCTGTGACTTTGCCACCACCACCTCAAGAAGTAGTACAAGTATTATAA
- a CDS encoding TerD family protein gives MDINKIKPGIQKIIAGLGWDEATINGTPVDCDVSVFLLGANGKLVSDEHFIFYNNLSTSDGSVIHTGDNRDGDGEGDDESIRIDLSKIDSRVEFLYFVITIHESEVRGHHFGNVENSFINIRNEADNSILCNYKLNANFDGQDSLIIASISRNGGNWSVEAMGQAFSGGLSTLIDLYQ, from the coding sequence ATAGATATTAACAAAATAAAACCAGGCATTCAAAAAATAATAGCGGGTCTCGGGTGGGATGAGGCAACTATAAATGGAACCCCGGTTGATTGTGATGTAAGTGTTTTTTTGCTTGGCGCAAATGGCAAATTAGTCAGCGATGAACATTTTATTTTTTATAATAATTTATCAACCAGTGATGGTTCCGTTATACATACTGGTGATAATAGGGATGGAGATGGCGAAGGCGATGATGAATCAATAAGAATTGATCTAAGTAAAATTGATTCTAGAGTTGAATTTTTATATTTTGTTATAACAATACATGAATCCGAAGTAAGAGGCCATCATTTTGGAAATGTAGAAAACTCCTTTATAAATATCCGAAATGAGGCTGATAACTCTATTTTGTGTAATTATAAATTAAATGCAAATTTTGATGGACAAGATTCATTAATAATAGCATCAATTTCGCGTAATGGGGGTAATTGGAGTGTGGAAGCTATGGGTCAAGCATTTTCAGGTGGTTTAAGTACTTTAATCGATTTATATCAATAA
- a CDS encoding macro domain-containing protein — protein sequence MRLELHFGDITEYKADCIVNAARNSLLGGGGVDGAIHKAAGSELKEFCKTLGGCKVGESKLSPAFNLPSKFIIHTVGPRFLFKSEEEIQDLKNCYLNSLKIANQEKYETLVFPNISTGAYGFPKDLASKYSFEVISNFKGK from the coding sequence TTGAGATTAGAATTACACTTTGGAGATATTACAGAATATAAAGCGGATTGCATTGTTAATGCAGCTCGTAATTCCCTATTGGGAGGTGGTGGTGTTGATGGTGCAATTCATAAAGCAGCAGGTTCAGAATTAAAAGAGTTTTGTAAAACACTTGGGGGCTGTAAAGTTGGAGAGTCTAAATTAAGTCCAGCTTTTAATTTGCCTTCTAAGTTTATAATTCACACAGTTGGTCCAAGATTTTTATTTAAAAGCGAAGAAGAAATACAAGATTTAAAAAATTGCTATTTAAATTCTTTAAAAATTGCAAACCAAGAAAAGTATGAAACACTGGTATTTCCAAACATTTCAACAGGAGCCTATGGCTTTCCAAAAGATTTAGCTTCAAAATATTCATTTGAGGTTATTAGTAATTTTAAAGGAAAATGA
- a CDS encoding OmpA family protein, with protein MAFNLNKNDGSGLKLDLKKKSNSKFDLSKEESGGTPNRKRNTGSKSWLRGIVALIILAFGAWYVNSRSNEDNSDTIQNDSIVETKQNTNIEEKKANDGELGSEKTSDLIAEESPEEIGTVNATNEVRSGNETSTKPIAENKTAEEKNKTTLSNKKPVINNKVTATFKKAGTGPENIDSEIVEQIKSYLENNINGSITIFGFASSEGDLAANKIISQARADNFKNYLILQGISADKIISMGKE; from the coding sequence ATGGCATTTAACTTAAATAAAAATGATGGATCTGGATTAAAGTTAGATTTGAAGAAAAAATCAAATTCCAAATTCGACTTATCCAAAGAGGAATCAGGAGGAACACCAAATAGAAAAAGAAATACGGGATCAAAATCATGGCTAAGGGGTATTGTCGCATTAATTATTCTTGCTTTTGGAGCGTGGTATGTTAATTCTAGATCAAATGAAGACAATAGCGACACAATTCAAAATGATAGCATTGTTGAAACTAAGCAAAATACTAATATTGAAGAAAAAAAAGCAAATGATGGAGAATTGGGTTCTGAAAAAACATCTGATTTAATTGCTGAAGAATCTCCGGAAGAAATTGGTACAGTAAACGCAACCAATGAAGTGCGATCTGGAAATGAAACTTCAACTAAACCTATAGCGGAAAATAAAACAGCAGAGGAAAAAAATAAAACTACTTTAAGCAATAAGAAACCGGTTATAAATAATAAGGTAACAGCTACTTTTAAAAAGGCAGGGACTGGTCCGGAGAACATTGATTCCGAAATAGTTGAACAAATTAAAAGCTATCTTGAAAACAATATTAATGGTTCCATAACTATATTTGGATTTGCAAGTAGTGAAGGGGATTTAGCAGCAAATAAAATAATTTCACAAGCTAGGGCTGATAATTTTAAAAACTATTTAATTTTACAAGGTATTAGTGCCGACAAGATTATATCGATGGGTAAGGAATAG
- a CDS encoding VWA domain-containing protein has translation MRRLPVYLLLDTSGSMGGEPIEAVKNGVQIMISSLRGNPQAQETAYISVITFDSVANQIIPLTDLGSFQMKDIQATGTTALGEGLKLLSNCIDNEVTKTTPETKGDWKPLVFIMTDGVPTDSWQNGLVEFKKRKTGIVVACAAGSGADSSVLKQITDNVVELATADSQSIAKFFAWVTASIGVSSTKVEDSGKEVIGLNELPPPPSELNIVV, from the coding sequence ATGCGAAGATTACCAGTATATTTATTGTTAGACACATCAGGCTCAATGGGGGGCGAACCAATTGAAGCAGTTAAGAATGGTGTGCAAATTATGATTAGTTCTTTGCGAGGAAACCCACAAGCTCAAGAAACAGCTTATATTTCTGTAATTACTTTTGATAGTGTTGCAAATCAAATAATCCCTTTAACAGATTTGGGTTCATTCCAAATGAAAGATATTCAAGCAACAGGAACTACTGCGTTAGGTGAAGGTTTGAAGTTGTTAAGCAATTGCATTGACAATGAAGTTACAAAAACAACACCTGAAACAAAAGGCGATTGGAAACCTTTGGTTTTTATAATGACAGATGGTGTTCCGACTGATAGTTGGCAGAATGGTCTTGTTGAATTCAAAAAAAGAAAAACAGGAATTGTTGTTGCTTGTGCAGCAGGAAGTGGTGCTGATTCGAGTGTATTAAAACAAATTACAGATAATGTAGTGGAATTGGCAACTGCAGACAGCCAAAGTATAGCTAAATTCTTTGCTTGGGTAACTGCATCAATTGGAGTTTCATCAACAAAAGTAGAAGATAGTGGAAAAGAAGTTATAGGATTGAATGAATTACCACCACCTCCATCTGAACTAAATATAGTTGTATAA
- a CDS encoding TerD family protein, with translation MQEVINLSKGQTIDLRKNSKGENVYDLSRVTIGLGWDVRQKESGLFGKLFGGNKEEEYDLDAIAFLLDSNGKVANLGRTKQATNGQSIGLFEGDVIFFNSLKHPSGHIWLTGDNRTGAGDGDDEQIIVKLDSLDQKYQKILFLVTIYQGRKNNQHFSMVDNAFIRAVDAKGKEITKYSLSGDATLSGKCSMIFSEVYRHNGDWKFRAIGEPHDTDNFVDILKKYTI, from the coding sequence ATGCAAGAAGTAATAAACTTATCAAAAGGTCAAACTATTGACTTACGCAAAAATTCAAAAGGCGAAAATGTTTACGATCTTTCACGAGTAACAATTGGTCTAGGTTGGGATGTTCGCCAAAAAGAAAGTGGTTTATTCGGAAAACTATTTGGTGGAAATAAAGAGGAGGAATACGACCTAGATGCAATTGCATTTTTGTTAGATTCAAATGGAAAAGTAGCAAACCTTGGACGAACCAAACAAGCAACTAACGGACAAAGCATTGGACTTTTTGAAGGCGATGTAATTTTCTTTAATTCTCTAAAACACCCATCAGGTCATATTTGGCTAACAGGCGACAACCGAACAGGTGCAGGCGATGGAGACGATGAACAAATTATTGTGAAGTTGGATTCATTAGACCAAAAATATCAAAAAATACTTTTTTTGGTTACTATTTATCAAGGCAGGAAAAACAACCAGCATTTCAGTATGGTTGACAATGCTTTTATCAGAGCAGTAGATGCAAAAGGTAAAGAAATTACAAAATATAGTTTGTCAGGCGATGCTACTCTAAGTGGAAAGTGTTCAATGATATTTTCTGAAGTTTATAGACACAATGGCGATTGGAAATTTAGAGCCATTGGAGAACCACACGACACAGACAATTTTGTAGATATTCTTAAAAAATACACTATCTAA
- a CDS encoding NfeD family protein has product MIIKDSNIVPLYFYVNGNDFTFGNAARDRFYLNDPNAYGNYFEIVKDPSKHFTIYGIKKPVKQLFYSGVEQYLSHFINAVLYKGDSIESYRQNFPLRFMFESDLEEREKALIENLFLEAGYFNIDRVDFNKSLFEVLSINGFINEAKSLLLLNGIDNNLYLELYKDLNSELLSSAKLIGQGADPRVKILGELILEYISAQNSFLIMDKDIELSYILPFCAGLLEQISPIIKGEVELSSGANFWFRVNERSLNDRLIYYINDTIIFSAIDEMSKINNIIINNLTILLASEEINTAFFLSRLLKKYNNVKRIEISVINDTMKLIFEKIVKSDYTANDSLSLKQQNSENTFVVDHNIVSGPSSQPLKPKVPPPPQEDHYKLIGKVGITNTPMNPTGKIIIENKIYQGFAEKSNLEIGMTVKVVGIKDKVVLKVERYIKTPELPKKKNNDYFLN; this is encoded by the coding sequence TTGATAATTAAAGATTCCAATATTGTTCCTTTATATTTTTATGTAAATGGAAACGATTTTACTTTTGGAAATGCCGCCAGGGATAGATTTTATTTAAATGATCCAAATGCTTATGGTAATTATTTTGAAATTGTTAAAGATCCAAGTAAACATTTTACTATTTATGGCATAAAAAAACCAGTAAAACAGCTGTTTTATTCAGGTGTGGAACAATATCTTTCACATTTTATCAATGCAGTTTTGTATAAGGGGGATTCTATAGAATCTTATAGACAAAATTTTCCGCTTAGGTTTATGTTTGAATCTGATTTAGAGGAAAGAGAGAAGGCTCTTATAGAAAATTTATTTTTAGAAGCTGGCTATTTCAATATAGATAGGGTGGATTTCAATAAATCATTGTTTGAGGTGCTTTCAATTAATGGATTTATAAATGAGGCAAAATCTCTGTTGCTTTTAAATGGCATAGATAATAATTTATACTTGGAACTTTATAAAGATCTTAATTCCGAATTATTAAGTTCTGCAAAACTTATTGGTCAAGGAGCTGACCCTCGAGTTAAAATACTTGGCGAATTGATTCTGGAGTATATCTCTGCACAGAATTCGTTTTTAATTATGGATAAGGATATTGAATTAAGCTATATATTACCATTTTGCGCTGGCCTTCTTGAACAAATTTCTCCAATTATTAAGGGCGAGGTTGAGCTTTCTAGTGGTGCAAATTTCTGGTTTCGCGTAAATGAAAGAAGTTTAAATGATAGGTTGATATATTACATTAATGACACAATAATCTTTTCTGCAATCGATGAAATGTCAAAGATAAATAATATTATTATTAATAATCTTACGATACTGTTGGCTAGTGAGGAAATAAACACAGCGTTTTTTCTTAGCAGACTTTTAAAAAAATATAATAATGTTAAGCGTATTGAAATTTCTGTAATTAATGATACAATGAAGCTTATTTTTGAAAAAATTGTAAAATCAGATTATACAGCTAATGATAGTCTTTCATTGAAGCAACAAAATTCGGAGAACACTTTTGTTGTCGATCACAACATAGTTTCAGGACCTTCCTCACAACCTCTTAAACCAAAAGTGCCACCTCCGCCTCAAGAAGACCATTATAAATTAATAGGTAAAGTTGGGATTACAAATACACCAATGAATCCAACTGGTAAAATTATTATTGAGAACAAAATTTATCAGGGTTTTGCCGAAAAATCGAATTTAGAAATTGGAATGACTGTAAAAGTTGTAGGAATTAAAGATAAAGTTGTATTAAAAGTGGAAAGATATATTAAAACTCCTGAGTTACCGAAAAAAAAAAATAACGATTATTTTTTAAACTAA